A genomic segment from Dendropsophus ebraccatus isolate aDenEbr1 chromosome 7, aDenEbr1.pat, whole genome shotgun sequence encodes:
- the LOC138797152 gene encoding zinc finger protein 84-like isoform X5, whose amino-acid sequence MSHQGGDQVTNIKVEDEAEEERMRGDPPCMSEVKEEEAPAAAIPENSEGNSMLSLNYKEEAGAPEQHSSGEALLPLTVHPGRHTTDLSYNPPDHEEPSPDRSHTATTGTGHRGGERMQCDECGKVFTDRSDLIAHKRIHAGQKPYSCSECGKHFTDKSNFVIHERIHTGEKPYSCSECGKCFISKSNLVSHQRSHTGEKPYPCVQCGKCFASRSDLVIHERRHTGEKPFSCSECGKCFTSKQSLLTHERIHTGEKPYFCPECGKCFIDKQSLVTHERVHTGEKPYPCSQCGKCFTNKSSLVTHERIHTGEKPYSCSECGKYFISKSQLVKHERVHTGQKPYSCSECRKCFANKSSLVTHEKSHTGEKPFSCPECGKCFSKKTHLVAHERRHTGEKPHSCAECGKCYKDKSSLVTHERTHTGEKPFSCSFCDKCFSSKPSLVIHERIHMGVKPHSCIECGKCFISKSYLVKHERSHTGEKPYLCSECGKCFTRKSYLLTHARIHTGEKP is encoded by the coding sequence AAAATTCTGAAGGAAACTCCATGTTATCCCTGAATTATAAAGAAGAGGCTGGCgctccagagcagcactcctcaggagaagccctcctcccccttactgtacatccaggacgtcacactacagatctatcatataatcctcctgaccatgaggaaccttctcctgaccgcTCACACACTGCGACCACAGGGACCGGTcacagaggaggggagaggatgCAATGTGATGAGTGTGGAAAAGTATTTACAGATAGATCAGATCTTATTGCACACAAAAGAATTCATGCTGGacagaagccatattcatgttcagaatgtgggaaacacTTTACAGATAAATCAAATTTTGTtatacatgagagaattcacacaggagagaagccatattcatgttcagaatgtgggaaatgttttataagTAAATCAAATCTTGTTTCACATCAAagaagccacacaggagagaagccgtatccATGTGtacaatgtggaaaatgttttgcaagCAGATCAGATCTGGTTATACATGAGAgacgtcacacaggagaaaagccattttcatgttcagaatgtgggaaatgttttaccagCAAGCAAAGTCTTCTGAcgcatgagagaattcacacaggagagaagccatatttttgtccagaatgtggaaaatgttttattgatAAACAAAGTCTTGTTACTCATGAGAGAgttcacacaggtgagaagccatatccatgttcacagtgtgggaaatgctttacaaataaatcaagtcttgttacacatgagagaattcacacaggggagaagccttattcatgttcagaatgtgggaaatactTTATAAGTAAATCCCAGCTTGTAAAGCATGAAAGAGTACACACAGGACAGAAACCATATTCTTGTTCAGAATGTAGGAAATGCTTTGCAAATAAATCAAGTTTAGTTACACATGAgaaaagtcacacaggagagaagccattttcatgtcctgaatgtgggaaatgtttttcaaaGAAGACACACCTTGTTGCACATGAGAgacgtcacacaggagaaaagccacattcatgtgcagaatgtggaaaatgttataAAGACAAATCCAGTCTTGTTACGCatgagagaactcacacaggagagaagccattttcatgttcatttTGTGATAAGTGCTTTTCAAGTAAACCAAGTCTTGTTATTCATGAAAGAATTCACATGGGAGTGAAGCCACATTCATGTATAGAATGCGGTAAATGCTTTATAAGTAAATCATATCTGGTTaaacatgagagaagtcacacaggagagaagccttatttgtgttcagaatgtgggaaatgttttacaagaaAGTCTTATCTTCTTACACACGCAAGGAttcacacgggagagaagccatga
- the LOC138797152 gene encoding zinc finger protein 84-like isoform X6, with protein MRGDPPCMSEVKEEEAPGAAIPENSEGNSMLSLNYKEEAGAPEQHSSGEALLPLTVHPGRHTTDLSYNPPDHEEPSPDRSHTATTGTGHRGGERMQCDECGKVFTDRSDLIAHKRIHAGQKPYSCSECGKHFTDKSNFVIHERIHTGEKPYSCSECGKCFISKSNLVSHQRSHTGEKPYPCVQCGKCFASRSDLVIHERRHTGEKPFSCSECGKCFTSKQSLLTHERIHTGEKPYFCPECGKCFIDKQSLVTHERVHTGEKPYPCSQCGKCFTNKSSLVTHERIHTGEKPYSCSECGKYFISKSQLVKHERVHTGQKPYSCSECRKCFANKSSLVTHEKSHTGEKPFSCPECGKCFSKKTHLVAHERRHTGEKPHSCAECGKCYKDKSSLVTHERTHTGEKPFSCSFCDKCFSSKPSLVIHERIHMGVKPHSCIECGKCFISKSYLVKHERSHTGEKPYLCSECGKCFTRKSYLLTHARIHTGEKP; from the coding sequence AAAATTCTGAAGGAAACTCCATGTTATCCCTGAATTATAAAGAAGAGGCTGGCgctccagagcagcactcctcaggagaagccctcctcccccttactgtacatccaggacgtcacactacagatctatcatataatcctcctgaccatgaggaaccttctcctgaccgcTCACACACTGCGACCACAGGGACCGGTcacagaggaggggagaggatgCAATGTGATGAGTGTGGAAAAGTATTTACAGATAGATCAGATCTTATTGCACACAAAAGAATTCATGCTGGacagaagccatattcatgttcagaatgtgggaaacacTTTACAGATAAATCAAATTTTGTtatacatgagagaattcacacaggagagaagccatattcatgttcagaatgtgggaaatgttttataagTAAATCAAATCTTGTTTCACATCAAagaagccacacaggagagaagccgtatccATGTGtacaatgtggaaaatgttttgcaagCAGATCAGATCTGGTTATACATGAGAgacgtcacacaggagaaaagccattttcatgttcagaatgtgggaaatgttttaccagCAAGCAAAGTCTTCTGAcgcatgagagaattcacacaggagagaagccatatttttgtccagaatgtggaaaatgttttattgatAAACAAAGTCTTGTTACTCATGAGAGAgttcacacaggtgagaagccatatccatgttcacagtgtgggaaatgctttacaaataaatcaagtcttgttacacatgagagaattcacacaggggagaagccttattcatgttcagaatgtgggaaatactTTATAAGTAAATCCCAGCTTGTAAAGCATGAAAGAGTACACACAGGACAGAAACCATATTCTTGTTCAGAATGTAGGAAATGCTTTGCAAATAAATCAAGTTTAGTTACACATGAgaaaagtcacacaggagagaagccattttcatgtcctgaatgtgggaaatgtttttcaaaGAAGACACACCTTGTTGCACATGAGAgacgtcacacaggagaaaagccacattcatgtgcagaatgtggaaaatgttataAAGACAAATCCAGTCTTGTTACGCatgagagaactcacacaggagagaagccattttcatgttcatttTGTGATAAGTGCTTTTCAAGTAAACCAAGTCTTGTTATTCATGAAAGAATTCACATGGGAGTGAAGCCACATTCATGTATAGAATGCGGTAAATGCTTTATAAGTAAATCATATCTGGTTaaacatgagagaagtcacacaggagagaagccttatttgtgttcagaatgtgggaaatgttttacaagaaAGTCTTATCTTCTTACACACGCAAGGAttcacacgggagagaagccatga